One part of the Streptomyces nigra genome encodes these proteins:
- a CDS encoding carbohydrate ABC transporter permease, with protein MATSTTKALAGEEPPAPPGTEGDASARRRGSLLHRLDVKGAPYAFVAPFFVVFAAFSFYPLIYTSWISLHHVELATLDVREWVGLDNYTELWQDERFWNALTNTITIGVISTVPQLLMALGLAHLLNYRMRASLFFRVASLVPYATSVAAAALVFTMIYERDFGMINWALGSIGIDPLDWEAEKWPSQVAISTIVIWRWTGYNALLYLAAMQAIPAERYEAASIDGASRWKQFTNVTVPGIRSTIVFTIVLSTIGATQLFGEPLIFGQGPNGVTGGADNQYQTLGLLLYEEGWKNYQMGRSATVAWAMFLLLVLAFAVQRLIKRLRARSS; from the coding sequence GTGGCCACCTCCACCACCAAGGCCCTGGCCGGCGAGGAGCCGCCGGCCCCGCCCGGCACCGAGGGCGACGCGTCCGCCCGGCGGCGTGGCTCCCTGCTGCACCGGCTCGACGTCAAGGGCGCGCCGTACGCGTTCGTCGCACCGTTCTTCGTGGTCTTCGCCGCGTTCAGCTTCTACCCGCTCATCTACACGTCGTGGATCTCGCTGCACCATGTGGAGCTGGCCACCCTCGATGTACGGGAGTGGGTGGGCCTCGACAACTACACCGAACTGTGGCAGGACGAGCGCTTCTGGAACGCGCTGACGAACACCATCACCATCGGTGTCATCTCGACCGTGCCGCAGCTGCTGATGGCGCTCGGTCTGGCGCATCTGCTCAACTACCGGATGCGCGCCTCGCTGTTCTTCCGGGTCGCGTCGCTCGTGCCGTACGCCACGTCGGTCGCCGCCGCCGCGCTCGTCTTCACGATGATCTACGAGCGTGACTTCGGCATGATCAACTGGGCGCTCGGCTCGATCGGCATCGACCCGCTGGACTGGGAGGCCGAGAAGTGGCCGTCCCAGGTCGCGATCTCCACCATCGTCATCTGGCGCTGGACGGGGTACAACGCGCTGCTCTACCTGGCCGCGATGCAGGCCATCCCGGCCGAGCGCTACGAGGCGGCGTCCATCGACGGTGCCTCCCGCTGGAAACAGTTCACCAACGTCACCGTGCCCGGGATCCGTTCCACGATCGTCTTCACCATCGTGCTGTCGACGATCGGCGCCACCCAGCTCTTCGGTGAGCCGCTGATCTTCGGTCAGGGCCCCAACGGCGTCACCGGCGGCGCGGACAACCAGTACCAGACGCTGGGCCTGCTGCTGTACGAGGAGGGCTGGAAGAACTACCAGATGGGCCGCTCGGCGACCGTCGCCTGGGCGATGTTCCTGCTGCTCGTCCTCGCCTTCGCCGTACAGCGCCTGATCAAGCGCCTGCGGGCCCGTTCGTCCTGA